In Candidatus Thermoplasmatota archaeon, the sequence AGGACCTCGTGTGCGCCTACAAGGTGAACAGCGCCTACTACGAGGCGCTCGGATCCCGCGGCTTCGAGGTCATGCGCAAGACGCGCGAGTCCGTGCCGGAGGGCATTCCCGTGATCCTCGACGCCAAGCGCGGCGACGTGCCGCACACGGCCGAACGCTACGCGGCGGCGGCCTTCGACCAGCTCGGCTACGACGCCATCACCGCGCAGCCGTACCTCGGGCTTGACGCGCTCGTCCCCTTCCTTGTCCGGCCCGACCGCGGGTGCTTCGTCCTCGTGCGCACGACAAACCCGAGCGCAGCCGAGATCCAGGATACGAAGGTCTCCGGCGAGCCGCTGTACGTCCATCTTGCCGGCAAGGTCGCGGAGTGGTCGCGTCAGTACCCGAACCTCGGCGTCGTGGCGGGGGCGACCGTGACCGCCGAGCTTGGCGAGGTTCGCCGCACGATCGGGGAGGACCTTCCGATCCTCGTGCCCGGCGTGGGCGCGCAAGGCGGCGACGCGACGGAGGCGGCCCGCGCGGGCGGAAACGCGCGCGGCGAGCTTGCGATCGTGACCGCCTCGCGAAGCGTCATCTACGCGGGATCTCCGGAGAACGTCCGGGCCGCCTGCCTTCGCCTGCGGGAAGACGTGGCGCGGGGCGCGCCCGGCGGCTCGGCCTCGTAGACCATTGGGCTAGGACGCGCCCACAAAGCTCATCTTCCCCCGCGCAGCCCGGGTGCCATGCGCCGCATCGTCCCCACCGTGGGCTGCGCCTTGATCCTTGTCCTTTCGGGCTGCATCGGCCAGCCTCGCGCGGACGACCCCGTCGAGCCCAGCCTCCTGCCGCCGATCCTTGACCTTCCCCTCTTCGAGGGCGAGCGCCTCAAGGTGGACGTGCGCGTGCCCGTCGTCCTGCTGGGCTTCCCCGAGGACGTCGCCAAGGAGCTTGCCGGTCGCCTCGACGCGGAGGCGGTCGACCACAACGTGGGAGAGTTCGTCCAGACCCTGCCGCCCGATCCCGGCGAGCCGCAAGCCCTGCTCCCGCTGCAGTTCCGCACGTTTGACCTGCCCATGTTTCCGACGGCGGTGTTCGACGTGCGCATCGCCGACGCGCAGCTTGCGGCCGACGTGGCCGCGCTCCTGCCGCAACTGCACCTGGGCGACGAGATCGTGGCCGTCTACAACGGCAACGCGTTCGAGGACTTCCTTGCCGAGCGCCTGCCGGCGGCGGGAATCCCCGTCGACCCGACGAACCCGCCGCTCGTGCTCGTGCACCTCGACGGCTTTGGCGTGGGGCTCCACGGCTGGCGCTACGACTACCCGCACGGTTATCTCTCGACGGTGCAGACCTTCGGCGAGCGGCAGCCGCTTCTCGTCGTGGATCCGTCGGCGTCCAAGCTTCGGCCGCCAAACGCGCTCCAATCGACGCTCCAGGGCGTCACCGGCAACAAGCCCAACCCCGCCGCTTCGCGGACGGAGGCGACCGACGTCGACCGCCTCGAACGCATCGTTCGAGAGGCGATGCACTTCCGCATCCTCCAGAGCACGATCTACCCGACCGCGCTCTCCGACTGCCACGCGATCACGCTCATCTACGCCTGGCGCCCGACCAACGTCTCGCCCCTGCTAGGCCTTCGCCACGGGGACGACCTTCTCAACGCCGACGAGCTCAAGCTCGCCTACGAGCACCTCACCGGCGGCACCGTCCACGTGGACGTGAAGAAGCTGCTCCTGCCGGTCGACGACCCCGTCCTCGACGCGCTTGCGCGCGGCGAGTTCGGCACGCTTGAGCTCCAGCGCTACTGGCTCAGCCAAAATTGGGACAAGTACTGGGTGCCGCACGAGGGATGCGAGCCGTACGTGAGCTTCGTGCTGCACGGCGACGTCGCCTCGACGCCCTCGGGGATCATCGGCATCGGCACGTACGACTCAGTGAAGTCCTACCGCATCAGCATCTCGTGGGTGAACGAGGCGCTGCGCCTGGCCTTCGATCCCGCCTCGCCGACGAACCTCTTCGGACACGCAAGCGGCGCCTACAATTGGGTGCAGTTCCTCTTCGCGCACGAGGTCGGCCACACGATCGGCATGCACCACACCTTCCACACGGGCAAGAAGGCCGGCGGCATCCAGAACAACTACTTCGAGGAGGTCTGGAGCGCGATGGGGTATCGGCAGGACGGACGCGTGATCGACTTTGGCGCCGTGGATGCCAACAACTTCCAGCGCAGCCGCGCCGGGTTCCTCTTCCTGGCGGGCCACCACTTGGGCCTCGCCGGTTCGGAGGCCTGGACGAACGCCTTGGAGCAGGCGGCCTCCTACGATTGGCGCTCGGCGGCGCAGACGCTCTGGGCCGCCGTCGCGCCCGCGGCGGAGGCGACAGACGAGGGCGGAAGCGCGTTGCCCTGGCTCCCCGGAGATCTCGTCGTATTCCCGCGGCCCCACGCCGAAGGCGCGCACGCGTGGCGGTAGGCCGGCGAGGGGACCCAACCTTTATCTGCGGCCCGTTCCGTGGCCAGCCGGAATGCCCGCCTGGACGCCCGCGGCCGAGCAAGAGTCCATCGACGAGTACCTCGAGACGCTCTGCCGCATGGGCGACGGCCACGAGCTCGTCAAGACGGGCGACCTTGCGGCGGCGATCGAGACGTCGCCGGCGGCCGTGAGCGAGATGCTGGGCAAGCTCGCGGAACGCGGCTACGTGGAGCACGCGCCCTACAAGGGCGTCCGGCTCACGGACAAGGGCCGCGAGCGCGGCCGCTTCATCCTGCGCAACCACCGCCTCCTCGAGATGTGGCTTCTCTCCGAGCTCAAGCTCGAGCCCCGCCGCGCGCACGAGACGGCCTGCGCCATGGAGCACAGCGTGGTCCCCGAGTTCGACCGCTGGCTGTGCGAGCGCCTGGGCCATCCGCGCCGTAGCGCGAAGGGCAAGGAGATCCCGCGCGGACCGTGCTGCCCCCGGGCGTGAGCATGGACGTTCCGCCGATCCTCGCGCGCATCGGAAACACGCCGCTTATCGAGCTTTGGCGCACGAGTCCGCACGCGCCGCGCGTCCGGATCCTCGCCAAGTGCGAATTCGCGAACCCGAGCGGAAGCGTCAAGGACCGCGCCGCCTGGTGGATGGTGCAGGATGGCCTGCGGTCGGGCGAGCTTTCAAGCGGCCGGGAGATCGTGGAGGCATCCTCGGGAAACACGGGAATCGCGCTTGCCATGATCGGCGCGGTCCTTGGGATCCGCGTGACGATCGTCATGCCCACGATGGCAAGCCACGAGCGCAAGCGCCTTCTTGCCGCCTACGGTGCGCGCCACGTCGCGACGCCGCCGGAGGAGGGGCAGGACGGCGCCATCCTGCGGGCCCGCGAGATGGCGAAGGAGGACCCCGGCCGGTGGTGGTACCCGGACCAATACAGCCACCCGGCCAACGTGCGGGCGCACTACGAATCCACGGGCCCCGAAATCTGGCGCGACACGGGCGGCGGCGCGACGCACCTCGTGTGCGGGCTTGGCACCGGCGGGACCGCGACGGGCACGGGGAGGTTCCTGCGCGAACGCTCGCCCGCCGTGCGCATCGTGGGCGTCGAGCCGGACTCCGGGTTCCACGGCATCGAGGGCTTGAAGCACATGGCCTCGAGCCTACGGCCCGCCGTCTTCGACGAGCGCGTGCTCACGGACCGTGCGACGGTCCGGACGGAGGACGCCTACGAGCACGCACGACGGCTCGCGCGGCAGGAAGGGATCTTCGCCGGACCCTCGAGCGGCGCGGTCCTGGCGGCCAGCCTTCGGCTCGCAGCGTCCCTGCCGCCTTCCGAGCAAGCGACCGTGGTCGCGATCCTGGCGGACGGCGGCCTGCGCTACCTTTCGACGCGCACCTCCGAGTGACCGCCTTTTCCAAAAGGAATCGAACTTGGCGGGCCAGCGGACGAACGCTTCGGCCGCCCGCCGCAAGGCTTAATGGAAAGGCGGGACTAGTCGTTTTTGAGCAGGGGGGACAGTCCTTTTCCTCAAGCCTCCCAAACCCGCTGTCTTTCCTGCTCACCCTTCTTTTCCCGCGGGAACGCCCGCCCGTCTAGAACCTCGCCATGGTGATGACGATGCGGCCGTCCTTGAACACCCGGATCGTCCCCGACGTGGAGACCGTGATCGCCACGGCCTTCGTGATCTTCGTGATGGACGCCGCGGCCAGGTGCCGGCCGCCCAGGCCCGAGGGGAGCTCGATGTCCTTGTCCGTGTCGATGTAGCGGCCCGCCGCCACGACCACGCCGTTCTCGCGCACGATGAAGGCGCCGTCGAGCTGGCTGAACTCCTTGGCCGTCTCCCACACCGCGTCGTCGAGGAGGTTGCGCCGCGCCTCGGCGTGGCCCTCGAAGGGGTTGAGGACGAGGGGCTTGCTGCGCGCCATCACGGCGTCGGAGTCGCCGATGACGAACACGGCGCCCACCTTCGCGCCCTCGCGCCCCTCGCGCGAGAGCTCGCCGGCCAGGCGGAGCATGCGCTCGAGCAGCGGGAGGTCCACGCGCTCCTCGAGCTCCTTTCGGATCGTGGAGAGGTGCGGGTCGCGCGTGGCGTCGAAGAGCACGACCGTGTCCATGGCCTCGCCCAGGCTCGCCAGCACGAGCACGTCCTTTCCGCTCCCAAGGCGGCCCTCGAGGTACGCCTCCATGAGGATGTCGTTCAAGTCCGTGAGCGCGTTGAACCCGGGCCGGAACTCGCGCGCAAAGCGCAGCGTTCCCGTGAGGCGCGGCGCGAACTCGCGGCGCAGCGGCTCGTTTGAGGTGGCAAGGAAGACCGGCACGCGCGTGTGCTTGAGGGCGATCTCGACCACGGAGCGGCGATCCGTGACGAGGAAGAGGATCGACGGGGACAAGCTTCCCGCCAGCGCGTCGTAGGCGGCCAGCAGGGCCTCGGTACGATCCATCGGGCTTGGTAGAACCCATCCGGGTCTTCAAGGTTGCCGGCGCGTCATGGAACGGGGATCACGACGTCCGGGCCGGCAAAGCCCCGCGGCGCACCGGCCTGGCCCACGCGCCATCCGGTGCGCCACTCCTCGTTGAATCCCGGGCGCAGCGTCGTCTCCGCGACGTAGTAGGCGGTGCCCTCGTGCTGGACGTAGTTGGCGTGCGCGCTTGCCCTCGGCAGGAGGCGGGGAGGCTCGTCCAACCCTACGGCGACCTGCATGTGACCTTCGCGGAAGCTCAGAAGACCGATCTGGGGGCGGTACAGCAGCAGCACGACCGGAAGCCCGCCGGCGCGCAGGATGC encodes:
- the pyrF gene encoding orotidine-5'-phosphate decarboxylase, with amino-acid sequence MDFLARLRAAAQANRSWVCVGLDPDSARMPGLGDADSVLRFNRSVIESTQDLVCAYKVNSAYYEALGSRGFEVMRKTRESVPEGIPVILDAKRGDVPHTAERYAAAAFDQLGYDAITAQPYLGLDALVPFLVRPDRGCFVLVRTTNPSAAEIQDTKVSGEPLYVHLAGKVAEWSRQYPNLGVVAGATVTAELGEVRRTIGEDLPILVPGVGAQGGDATEAARAGGNARGELAIVTASRSVIYAGSPENVRAACLRLREDVARGAPGGSAS
- a CDS encoding metal-dependent transcriptional regulator yields the protein MPAWTPAAEQESIDEYLETLCRMGDGHELVKTGDLAAAIETSPAAVSEMLGKLAERGYVEHAPYKGVRLTDKGRERGRFILRNHRLLEMWLLSELKLEPRRAHETACAMEHSVVPEFDRWLCERLGHPRRSAKGKEIPRGPCCPRA
- a CDS encoding cysteine synthase family protein, which gives rise to MLPPGVSMDVPPILARIGNTPLIELWRTSPHAPRVRILAKCEFANPSGSVKDRAAWWMVQDGLRSGELSSGREIVEASSGNTGIALAMIGAVLGIRVTIVMPTMASHERKRLLAAYGARHVATPPEEGQDGAILRAREMAKEDPGRWWYPDQYSHPANVRAHYESTGPEIWRDTGGGATHLVCGLGTGGTATGTGRFLRERSPAVRIVGVEPDSGFHGIEGLKHMASSLRPAVFDERVLTDRATVRTEDAYEHARRLARQEGIFAGPSSGAVLAASLRLAASLPPSEQATVVAILADGGLRYLSTRTSE
- a CDS encoding diadenylate cyclase produces the protein MDRTEALLAAYDALAGSLSPSILFLVTDRRSVVEIALKHTRVPVFLATSNEPLRREFAPRLTGTLRFAREFRPGFNALTDLNDILMEAYLEGRLGSGKDVLVLASLGEAMDTVVLFDATRDPHLSTIRKELEERVDLPLLERMLRLAGELSREGREGAKVGAVFVIGDSDAVMARSKPLVLNPFEGHAEARRNLLDDAVWETAKEFSQLDGAFIVRENGVVVAAGRYIDTDKDIELPSGLGGRHLAAASITKITKAVAITVSTSGTIRVFKDGRIVITMARF